In Dioscorea cayenensis subsp. rotundata cultivar TDr96_F1 unplaced genomic scaffold, TDr96_F1_v2_PseudoChromosome.rev07_lg8_w22 25.fasta BLBR01001136.1, whole genome shotgun sequence, one DNA window encodes the following:
- the LOC120255687 gene encoding putative calcium-binding protein CML23, translating to MASFSKAEMKKVFNCFDEDGDGKISAEELKNKMRSIGEELSIEDVSDAVGGVPLGLEEFIELVSVNGDHQDIDDEKELREAFSLFEMEGQGCITVKSLKRMLSKVGTSRDLDECCAMISRFDLDGDGILSFEEFRVMML from the coding sequence ATGGCTTCATTCTCAAAGGCTGAGATGAAGAAGGTATTCAACTGTTTTGATGAGGATGGAGATGGAaaaatctctgcagaggagctgaAGAATAAAATGAGAAGTATTGGAGAGGAACTGAGCATTGAGGATGTTAGTGATGCTGTGGGTGGTGTACCTTTAGGTTTAGAAGAGTTTATTGAGTTGGTGAGTGTTAATGGTGATCATCAAGATATTGATGATGAGAAAGAGTTGAGAGAGGCTTTCTCTTTGTTTGAGATGGAGGGACAAGGGTGCATTACAGTGAAGAGCTTAAAGAGAATGCTTAGCAAGGTTGGTACTTCTAGAGATTTGGATGAGTGTTGTGCTATGATTAGTAGGTTTGATCTTGATGGAGATGGAATTCTTAGTTTTGAGGAGTTTAGGGTTATGATGctttaa